A single window of Methanothermobacter marburgensis str. Marburg DNA harbors:
- a CDS encoding DUF2149 domain-containing protein — MPLRRRRRLLSDQNEEDPMAGSANLVDAMLVLSVGFLIFLVLSWNMQNVVFADMTPQERQETMEAMKKAVEVQKGQELNNTPETSSGSGQGYVEMGTVYRDPKTGKLIMVQG; from the coding sequence ATGCCGCTCAGACGCCGGCGAAGGCTCCTGTCGGATCAAAATGAAGAGGACCCGATGGCCGGAAGCGCAAACCTGGTTGATGCCATGCTGGTCCTGTCTGTGGGCTTCCTCATATTCCTGGTGCTCTCCTGGAACATGCAGAATGTCGTATTCGCTGACATGACTCCACAGGAGCGTCAGGAAACCATGGAGGCAATGAAGAAGGCAGTTGAGGTTCAGAAGGGCCAGGAGCTCAACAACACTCCCGAGACCAGTTCGGGGTCTGGTCAGGGATACGTTGAGATGGGAACAGTTTACAGGGACCCCAAGACAGGTAAGCTTATAATGGTTCAGGGGTAG
- a CDS encoding MotA/TolQ/ExbB proton channel family protein, translating to MVAVPGSEILSGALHVVSQSLLIPVIAGLLLFMVYAIITLGGLMSEYSGRIRTDIRELESAIKSISNPGTPERIIEVVNSMEIPQSQKEVLTNIAETSELGPKSREALARKLIENEELKAAKSLEKTDIVTRLGPTLGLMGTLIPMGPGLAALGAGDINTLAQAIIIAFDTTVVGLASGGIAYVISKVRRRWYEEYLSNLETMAEAVLEVMDNAAQTPAKAPVGSK from the coding sequence ATGGTTGCAGTACCCGGCAGTGAAATACTGAGCGGCGCACTACACGTTGTCTCCCAGAGTCTCCTCATACCTGTTATAGCAGGGCTCCTGTTATTCATGGTCTATGCAATAATAACTCTTGGCGGGCTAATGTCAGAGTACTCTGGAAGAATAAGGACTGACATCAGGGAACTGGAATCCGCTATAAAATCAATTTCCAATCCAGGAACCCCTGAGAGGATAATTGAGGTTGTAAATTCAATGGAGATACCACAGAGCCAGAAGGAGGTCCTTACAAATATTGCGGAGACTTCAGAACTGGGACCCAAATCAAGGGAGGCCCTTGCAAGGAAACTCATAGAGAACGAGGAGCTCAAGGCTGCAAAGAGCCTCGAGAAGACGGACATCGTGACAAGGCTCGGACCAACCCTTGGTCTTATGGGGACACTCATACCCATGGGGCCCGGCCTGGCAGCCCTCGGTGCAGGGGATATAAATACACTGGCCCAGGCCATCATCATAGCCTTTGACACAACAGTCGTGGGCCTGGCATCAGGGGGTATAGCCTACGTAATCTCAAAGGTCAGGCGCAGATGGTATGAGGAGTACCTCTCAAACCTTGAGACCATGGCCGAGGCAGTGCTGGAGGTGATGGATAATGCCGCTCAGACGCCGGCGAAGGCTCCTGTCGGATCAAAATGA
- a CDS encoding DUF2162 domain-containing protein, which yields MDMANLLWQAGILSVLLIFGVKIGLAMGFAGLSRKMAALITAGYGLGIYGLAALANAYMNSIQGFFNTYSSLITIIMASILIFAGVHTLREWKEHRRDTAKTACVAMVAPCPCCFGAVIVSIILVSPILGVSAITLGKYSGIILAAFIAFFYLFANGVASAINKPYPVLLGNFMLFAGLYFLTAAIVLPNVNSAMSMKMTPLTVPGINTIIYVVLGTLALMGLGIYLNKRKSTFIE from the coding sequence ATGGACATGGCAAACCTACTTTGGCAGGCGGGAATCCTATCGGTTTTACTGATATTCGGCGTGAAGATTGGACTGGCAATGGGTTTCGCGGGGCTATCAAGGAAGATGGCCGCCCTAATAACGGCGGGTTACGGTCTTGGCATATATGGTCTTGCAGCCCTTGCAAATGCCTACATGAACTCGATTCAGGGCTTCTTCAACACCTACAGTTCACTGATAACAATCATAATGGCATCCATTCTGATATTTGCCGGTGTGCACACCCTCCGTGAGTGGAAGGAACACAGGAGGGACACAGCAAAGACTGCGTGCGTTGCAATGGTGGCGCCCTGCCCCTGCTGTTTCGGGGCGGTGATCGTCAGCATAATACTTGTATCACCCATACTCGGTGTATCAGCAATCACACTCGGCAAATATTCCGGAATAATTCTGGCAGCCTTCATAGCGTTCTTCTATTTATTTGCCAATGGAGTCGCATCAGCAATCAATAAACCCTACCCTGTTCTGCTGGGCAACTTCATGCTTTTTGCCGGTCTCTACTTCCTGACAGCTGCCATTGTGCTTCCAAATGTGAACAGCGCCATGAGCATGAAAATGACGCCACTGACGGTTCCAGGCATAAACACCATAATATATGTTGTGCTGGGGACACTGGCGCTCATGGGACTTGGAATTTACCTTAACAAGAGAAAGAGCACTTTCATAGAATAA
- a CDS encoding cobaltochelatase subunit CobN, which produces MALPTGSNFYAVSENLMPTRTAWNLGKRLADMALVQFDVIPEKVAAVVWCVETVRDDGTMVSFVLRLMGVEPTWSSTGSAGNIKATPLSQLLADINSVRSASGLSNFTERPRVDPIVTTSGLFRDLFPRLLINMDRAYRVALAASYSEIVAAYPSLKTSLDHVLQTLVDAKYTNFRGSEPLRTNYIALHWINDTLRYMQAGLNATDAGEIAITRIFAPPVGDYGAGVSKGTEVSWTWNDRSELADIYFNRMSHAYSERSWGVSMPETFKELLKGIQTAYHSRNTNLYGVVDNDDYFDYFGGLSMAIEMMNNGRAPELYVLRYANPGNPRVMSLKQFIAIEYRTRYLNPEWIKAIINEGYQGPRTIAKYTSHLVGWEYTVPELLDSGFWDEYYDAVVADKYNLGLKTAYSKNPYAAMDILAHFAEMANRGQWNARSEQLAFIAECLGNYVAENGVSCSGSVCGDRELMKWISQYMSSDLRKKFTAALYAATGASVFAPEPSGDVNPGENPSTGPTTGPSATGGGSSGRTSADGSAGRTSAASQAVVSDSSQDSAGEEAGQQKSYEVKETHSAVNQRTEFPLYGVAGIAAILVLVGVGYFLGPGRR; this is translated from the coding sequence ATGGCACTTCCAACAGGCAGTAACTTCTATGCGGTATCAGAGAACCTCATGCCGACAAGGACGGCATGGAACCTGGGTAAGAGGCTGGCTGACATGGCACTTGTACAGTTCGATGTCATACCTGAGAAGGTGGCTGCCGTTGTATGGTGTGTTGAAACTGTCCGTGATGACGGTACAATGGTATCCTTCGTACTCAGACTCATGGGTGTGGAGCCAACATGGTCATCAACGGGTTCGGCTGGAAACATAAAGGCAACACCACTATCACAGCTACTCGCAGATATCAATTCAGTAAGGTCCGCATCTGGACTTTCAAACTTCACAGAAAGGCCCAGGGTGGATCCAATCGTAACAACAAGCGGACTCTTCAGGGACCTGTTCCCGAGGCTCCTCATCAACATGGACAGGGCATACAGGGTTGCCCTTGCCGCTTCATACAGTGAGATAGTCGCGGCCTATCCGTCACTTAAAACATCACTTGACCATGTGCTGCAGACACTTGTTGATGCCAAGTATACAAACTTCAGGGGAAGCGAGCCTCTGCGCACCAACTACATTGCACTCCACTGGATCAATGATACCCTGAGGTACATGCAGGCGGGTCTTAACGCCACTGATGCAGGTGAAATCGCCATCACAAGGATCTTCGCACCGCCTGTTGGTGATTACGGTGCCGGTGTCAGTAAGGGTACAGAGGTGTCATGGACCTGGAACGACAGAAGCGAACTTGCAGACATCTACTTCAACAGGATGAGCCATGCATACAGTGAACGTTCCTGGGGCGTTTCAATGCCCGAAACCTTCAAGGAACTCCTCAAGGGTATTCAAACGGCATACCACAGCAGAAACACCAACCTGTATGGGGTTGTTGATAACGACGACTACTTCGACTACTTCGGCGGCCTTTCAATGGCTATCGAGATGATGAACAATGGAAGGGCCCCGGAACTCTACGTACTGAGATATGCAAACCCAGGCAATCCCCGGGTCATGTCACTGAAGCAGTTTATAGCCATTGAATACAGAACAAGGTACCTGAATCCCGAGTGGATCAAGGCAATCATTAATGAGGGGTATCAGGGGCCAAGGACCATAGCCAAGTACACATCCCACTTGGTGGGATGGGAATACACGGTGCCTGAACTCCTTGACAGTGGCTTCTGGGATGAGTACTATGACGCTGTGGTTGCAGATAAATACAATCTTGGACTGAAGACAGCCTATTCAAAGAACCCCTACGCCGCAATGGACATACTGGCACATTTTGCCGAGATGGCAAACAGGGGCCAGTGGAATGCCAGGAGTGAGCAGCTTGCATTCATTGCAGAGTGCCTTGGAAATTACGTTGCCGAGAATGGTGTTTCATGTTCAGGATCGGTCTGCGGTGACAGGGAACTGATGAAGTGGATCAGCCAGTACATGTCCTCTGATCTCAGGAAGAAATTCACTGCAGCACTCTATGCGGCAACAGGGGCGTCGGTGTTTGCACCTGAACCATCCGGTGATGTGAATCCAGGTGAGAATCCATCCACAGGACCCACAACAGGCCCTTCAGCCACAGGTGGCGGATCCTCTGGAAGAACTTCCGCTGATGGTTCTGCTGGAAGAACCTCCGCGGCTTCACAGGCAGTTGTTTCAGATTCTTCACAGGATTCAGCCGGTGAAGAGGCAGGTCAGCAGAAATCCTATGAGGTGAAAGAAACTCATTCAGCGGTCAATCAGAGAACAGAGTTCCCGTTATATGGAGTGGCAGGTATAGCAGCCATACTGGTACTTGTGGGTGTGGGATACTTCCTTGGACCTGGAAGGAGGTAG
- a CDS encoding cobaltochelatase subunit CobN: MAYVNTYPQLAPWVAYGLYYAKKGTINYENQFKLLLKNFTVMNGGTWPSAWEPSAPVTLPAEMLYRDGRVFTSLAEYLAAYPLNPSRPTIGIAGLDSVLLSGDMAHFDSIIAKLTARGMNVIPVVGAYSGVNGTQPLNIYSAMVKFFTYDPADPSRVVTAAEYEANRDYYRYRIDALVSFTTFTLGSGFVNQTAALLEKMNVPVFRAMISTKREEGEWLLSDDGLLWSDTYYQIAIPETQGIIEPIFVAAPAKSIDPVTGVEIVAYTPIEEQMDYLADRIGNWVRLKYLTNPEKKIALIYYNYPPGKGNIGASYLNVPETIVEILKALQSAGYSVSGFPSTADDLVKLLTERGINVATWAPGELEKLANKTSIILWDAEEYYAWFQTMNPIARKQVVEGPVGYIEEMVKLALSYVSSDTAYTAALNTLDKWSSEMISLANTYPERAQQASVLIRNMTEALKAVLNNARTGQSTDAPWSMFYNFKNEFQSLAVPGFNGWGAPPGNVMTVERKGRKYIVIPGIMFGNVFIGPEPQRGWEADVDKLYHSTVVAPPHQYLAWYAWVNTVFNADAQVHIGRHATYEWLPRKQVALSNFDFSQICAGTKPSVYIYIVDGVGEGIQSKRRGYAVIVDHLTPPLKTTQLYGDLLELRALIDTYSRTPDASPLKAEYLESIRNMVIKLNIAPEININPENFTEDDVEKVDDYLVMLQQTLMPVGLHTFGLTWTDEEVALLAAAIVSADGGPSSPSLQRLIASSMGMDFDKLTAIQAEEVNNRTVDWILQIIRGRAPETLTDDAQIIELLNRAKGYAYLINQSFGSEMNSLLDALNGGFITPRSGNDPIRKPHGTSNRQ; the protein is encoded by the coding sequence ATGGCATACGTGAACACATACCCCCAGCTTGCCCCATGGGTAGCCTACGGTCTCTACTATGCAAAGAAGGGGACCATCAACTATGAAAACCAGTTCAAACTCCTTCTCAAGAACTTCACGGTGATGAATGGAGGGACCTGGCCCTCAGCATGGGAACCATCAGCACCCGTAACTCTCCCTGCAGAGATGCTCTACAGGGACGGCAGGGTCTTCACCAGCCTCGCAGAGTACCTTGCAGCATACCCCCTTAACCCATCAAGGCCCACCATTGGAATCGCGGGACTTGACAGCGTACTCCTCTCAGGGGACATGGCCCACTTTGACAGCATAATAGCAAAACTCACTGCACGTGGAATGAATGTCATACCCGTGGTGGGTGCCTATTCAGGTGTTAACGGGACACAGCCACTCAACATCTACTCAGCCATGGTCAAGTTCTTCACCTACGACCCGGCAGACCCATCAAGGGTTGTCACCGCAGCAGAATACGAGGCAAACCGTGATTACTACAGGTACAGGATAGATGCCCTTGTAAGCTTCACAACATTCACCCTTGGCTCAGGATTCGTCAATCAGACCGCTGCTCTACTTGAGAAGATGAATGTGCCTGTCTTCAGGGCCATGATATCAACCAAGAGGGAGGAGGGTGAATGGCTGCTCTCGGATGACGGGCTGCTCTGGAGCGACACCTACTACCAGATAGCGATACCCGAGACACAGGGGATCATTGAACCCATCTTCGTCGCAGCACCCGCAAAGAGCATTGACCCGGTAACAGGGGTTGAAATCGTCGCATACACTCCGATAGAGGAGCAGATGGATTACCTTGCAGACAGGATCGGTAACTGGGTCAGGCTGAAGTACCTCACCAACCCTGAGAAGAAGATAGCACTCATATACTACAACTATCCACCGGGAAAGGGTAACATAGGTGCAAGCTACCTCAACGTCCCGGAGACTATAGTTGAAATTCTTAAGGCATTGCAGAGTGCAGGGTACAGTGTTTCAGGGTTCCCTTCAACGGCTGATGACCTTGTGAAGCTCCTCACTGAGAGGGGAATAAACGTTGCAACATGGGCACCGGGGGAACTCGAGAAACTTGCAAATAAAACCTCCATCATCCTCTGGGATGCGGAGGAATACTATGCATGGTTCCAGACCATGAACCCGATTGCGAGAAAACAGGTCGTGGAGGGTCCTGTGGGTTACATTGAGGAGATGGTTAAGCTCGCGCTCAGCTACGTCTCCAGTGACACTGCATACACCGCAGCCCTGAATACCCTTGATAAGTGGTCCTCTGAGATGATATCACTTGCAAACACCTACCCTGAGAGGGCACAGCAGGCATCAGTTCTCATAAGAAACATGACAGAAGCACTGAAAGCAGTTCTCAACAATGCAAGGACAGGTCAGAGCACAGATGCACCGTGGAGCATGTTCTATAACTTCAAAAATGAATTCCAGTCCCTTGCAGTTCCTGGATTCAATGGATGGGGCGCCCCACCAGGTAATGTCATGACAGTGGAGAGAAAAGGCAGAAAGTACATCGTCATACCAGGTATAATGTTTGGCAACGTATTCATTGGCCCTGAACCCCAGAGGGGATGGGAGGCAGACGTTGATAAACTCTACCACAGCACGGTCGTGGCACCACCACACCAGTACCTTGCATGGTATGCATGGGTTAACACGGTGTTCAATGCGGATGCCCAGGTCCACATAGGCAGACATGCAACATACGAGTGGCTCCCAAGAAAGCAGGTCGCACTCAGCAACTTTGACTTCTCACAGATATGTGCCGGTACAAAGCCCTCAGTATACATATACATCGTGGACGGTGTGGGTGAGGGCATACAGTCCAAGAGAAGGGGATACGCCGTTATAGTTGACCATCTAACACCACCACTTAAGACAACCCAGCTCTACGGTGACCTCCTCGAACTCAGGGCACTTATAGACACCTACTCAAGAACACCGGATGCAAGCCCCCTTAAGGCTGAGTACCTTGAGTCCATAAGGAACATGGTTATAAAGCTAAACATCGCCCCGGAGATCAACATAAACCCTGAAAACTTCACAGAGGACGACGTTGAAAAGGTTGATGACTACCTTGTGATGCTCCAGCAGACCCTCATGCCTGTCGGGCTCCACACATTCGGCCTTACCTGGACCGATGAAGAGGTGGCTCTACTTGCAGCAGCCATAGTATCCGCAGACGGAGGACCATCCAGCCCTTCGCTACAGAGGCTTATAGCCTCCAGCATGGGCATGGACTTCGATAAACTCACGGCGATCCAGGCAGAAGAGGTTAACAACAGGACAGTGGACTGGATACTCCAGATAATAAGGGGAAGAGCACCGGAGACCCTAACAGACGATGCACAGATAATAGAACTCCTTAACAGGGCAAAGGGATACGCTTACCTTATAAATCAGAGCTTCGGTTCAGAGATGAACTCGCTTCTCGATGCCCTTAACGGAGGGTTCATAACACCACGTTCAGGTAACGACCCCATCAGGAAACCCCATGGCACTTCCAACAGGCAGTAA
- a CDS encoding FmdE family protein, with amino-acid sequence MRRQYFMVLMALLFAFALTGSASAVTPECEVGVNVTYEFADDNTRINPDINYISDENGEKLNFTKRFDPASNLTKITFQPPVVTETTRFTIKITAPGYKDILHHFTLSRNPYDNSDPNYYAHLSFKMNATDAYRLGREITKKADEILNFSSGNVLVITTAGIVKYRGDTSEDVIEGILNQARGIVTYGKGNLLMIRKTPVDPLDTFFILQKGNTLTGVFFKNASTTPVVIRTVNGKPIYTIDLLKNMTEANWNLLVSKYGEHAFPVASLANAWMQDAPADLLRAAAFHGHMCLGTISGYAMSLTLLKYYPPIMDITSPGSPGEITNYITIGVPGDSDDDSLLMFLDTTPGKGGSYSGFNTTATGADTNLVGFIRWNPKTLKGDLIIMKFDKEALRQQFQQETGKRTELEFNAWLISKLKQDPTSLVTIVRELTDLNVTHYYYLLGSASNTTVRDANGNVYNISAQRAHGLDMAYIDSLGLPNATRENNPLPQGTLTYEQIKKIGADAANLAKQLFLQEKGINLEKDDRDLVVLTSAGYSRLNGQDTSAAWDGIFDVLGSRLSRATLLPIHRPLWKPLWFTFVLRGYDGVTMDAVYIYYDPATGQLVASNASDGKYVNDIGPRTLNSTALTGKVSKVFAMDGWFNIQTIANAWRHDPPYDQILTFLFHDHACPGVSPGYIITEHIFNNYPLNENESYIYLGNTIYCKDDAIVYRLGVSPGQGTYFNLRLPSADTMSDDDDFGGSIEGILIIWDSVKKVGRAVIIGFQWPQFDVSDCTTDEAKREKQIAGFISLYKGETPSYMTAAPVVKIEAERYITESELQMILSGADGGSPLAFVKGIPADRTLADILPQVPVDGGNQGGIPGGVPGGLPGGSTGGVHGSTGTTGRTGGVSPGLSASVASPAEVGAASESTEEPAPARAYEVENVTSSGSGSGSSAWYVYGIVGVLVAAGLVAFGFLRGGAGK; translated from the coding sequence ATGAGAAGACAGTATTTCATGGTTCTAATGGCTCTTCTCTTTGCTTTTGCACTGACGGGCTCTGCTTCAGCAGTAACGCCAGAATGTGAGGTGGGGGTGAATGTCACGTATGAATTCGCAGATGACAACACCCGCATCAATCCAGACATAAACTACATCAGTGATGAGAACGGTGAAAAGCTTAACTTCACAAAGAGGTTTGACCCGGCAAGCAACCTGACAAAGATAACCTTCCAGCCCCCTGTGGTTACGGAAACAACCAGGTTCACAATAAAAATAACAGCACCCGGCTACAAGGACATTTTACACCACTTCACACTATCCAGGAACCCCTACGATAACTCTGATCCGAACTACTATGCACACCTCTCATTCAAGATGAATGCAACCGACGCCTACAGGCTCGGAAGGGAAATAACAAAGAAGGCAGATGAGATCCTCAACTTCTCAAGTGGAAATGTCCTTGTAATCACAACCGCAGGCATTGTCAAGTACAGGGGCGACACATCAGAGGATGTGATTGAGGGCATACTGAACCAGGCACGAGGAATTGTCACCTACGGTAAGGGCAACCTCCTGATGATCAGGAAGACTCCCGTGGATCCCCTGGACACGTTCTTCATCCTCCAGAAGGGGAACACGTTAACTGGAGTGTTCTTCAAGAATGCAAGCACAACACCTGTTGTCATCAGAACAGTCAATGGGAAACCGATATACACCATCGACCTCTTAAAGAACATGACAGAGGCCAACTGGAACCTTCTGGTAAGTAAATACGGGGAACACGCATTCCCTGTTGCAAGCCTTGCCAATGCATGGATGCAGGATGCTCCAGCAGACCTCCTGAGGGCAGCGGCCTTCCACGGGCACATGTGCCTCGGTACCATAAGCGGTTACGCAATGAGCCTCACACTGCTCAAGTACTACCCACCGATCATGGACATCACATCACCGGGCTCTCCAGGTGAGATAACAAACTACATCACCATAGGTGTCCCGGGCGACTCAGACGATGACTCCCTGCTCATGTTCCTTGACACAACACCGGGTAAGGGAGGATCATACAGCGGTTTCAACACAACAGCCACAGGTGCGGACACAAACCTTGTTGGATTCATCAGATGGAACCCAAAAACCCTCAAGGGCGACCTTATAATCATGAAGTTCGACAAGGAAGCACTGAGGCAGCAGTTCCAGCAGGAGACAGGTAAGAGGACAGAGCTTGAATTCAACGCATGGCTCATAAGTAAACTTAAACAGGACCCAACATCCCTCGTCACCATAGTAAGGGAACTTACCGACCTCAACGTAACCCACTACTACTATCTCCTTGGTTCAGCAAGCAACACAACAGTCAGGGATGCGAATGGAAATGTGTACAATATAAGCGCCCAGAGGGCCCATGGCCTTGACATGGCATACATTGACAGCCTGGGACTTCCAAATGCAACACGTGAAAACAATCCACTGCCACAGGGCACCCTGACCTACGAGCAGATAAAGAAGATCGGTGCTGATGCTGCAAACCTTGCTAAGCAGTTATTCCTTCAGGAAAAGGGTATAAACCTTGAGAAGGATGACAGGGACCTTGTTGTACTCACATCAGCAGGTTATTCAAGGCTCAACGGACAGGATACGAGCGCGGCATGGGATGGAATATTTGATGTTCTCGGATCAAGGCTCAGCAGGGCAACGCTCCTACCAATCCACAGGCCGCTCTGGAAGCCACTCTGGTTCACATTTGTACTCAGGGGCTATGATGGAGTTACAATGGATGCGGTGTACATCTACTATGACCCTGCAACAGGACAGCTAGTTGCAAGCAATGCATCAGACGGCAAATACGTGAACGACATTGGTCCAAGGACCCTTAACAGCACAGCGCTTACAGGCAAGGTTTCAAAGGTCTTTGCAATGGATGGATGGTTCAATATCCAGACTATAGCAAACGCATGGAGACACGACCCGCCCTACGACCAGATACTCACATTCCTCTTCCATGACCATGCATGTCCAGGTGTATCACCGGGTTACATCATAACCGAGCACATATTCAACAACTACCCCCTCAATGAGAACGAGAGCTACATCTACCTGGGTAACACCATCTACTGCAAGGACGATGCAATAGTCTACAGGCTGGGAGTCTCACCTGGACAGGGAACCTACTTCAACCTCAGGCTTCCAAGCGCAGATACCATGTCCGATGACGATGACTTTGGAGGTTCAATTGAAGGTATCCTGATCATCTGGGACAGTGTCAAAAAGGTTGGAAGGGCTGTTATCATCGGCTTCCAGTGGCCGCAGTTTGATGTGAGTGACTGCACAACCGATGAGGCCAAAAGAGAAAAACAGATAGCAGGTTTCATAAGCCTCTACAAGGGTGAAACACCATCTTACATGACAGCAGCCCCAGTCGTGAAAATAGAGGCAGAGAGATACATAACCGAATCTGAACTTCAGATGATACTTTCAGGTGCAGATGGTGGCAGTCCACTTGCCTTTGTTAAGGGCATACCTGCAGACAGGACACTTGCAGACATTCTACCTCAGGTACCTGTGGATGGCGGCAACCAGGGCGGAATTCCTGGCGGAGTTCCAGGAGGCCTTCCAGGTGGTTCAACCGGCGGTGTCCATGGGTCAACCGGAACTACAGGAAGGACAGGCGGTGTTTCACCTGGCCTTTCAGCAAGCGTGGCATCACCTGCGGAGGTTGGCGCTGCTTCAGAATCCACAGAGGAACCAGCCCCTGCCAGGGCCTATGAGGTTGAAAACGTAACCTCCTCAGGTAGCGGCAGCGGTTCATCAGCATGGTACGTCTACGGTATCGTCGGGGTTCTTGTTGCAGCAGGTCTCGTGGCATTCGGATTCCTGAGAGGCGGAGCAGGAAAATAA
- a CDS encoding nicotianamine synthase family protein, with protein MSVVEVEPELAELAGRVIEKLGLEGDVRVINGDETAIRDLEFDIVLVAALAEPKERVFRNIHRYVDGDTRVIYRTYTGMRAILYSPVGDEDVRGFRRAGIVLPSGKVNNTSVLVFKSPD; from the coding sequence GTGTCGGTTGTTGAAGTTGAACCCGAACTGGCGGAACTTGCAGGAAGGGTCATAGAGAAACTTGGACTTGAAGGGGATGTTAGGGTAATCAACGGTGATGAGACAGCAATAAGGGACCTTGAATTCGACATAGTGCTTGTGGCGGCCCTTGCAGAGCCAAAGGAGAGGGTTTTCAGGAACATCCACCGCTATGTTGATGGGGATACAAGGGTCATTTACAGGACCTACACCGGGATGAGGGCCATACTCTACTCACCTGTAGGTGATGAGGATGTAAGGGGTTTCAGGAGGGCAGGCATTGTTCTACCATCGGGTAAGGTTAACAATACATCTGTACTTGTATTCAAATCCCCTGATTAG
- a CDS encoding nicotianamine synthase family protein yields the protein MSCYIYWDRIRSIASRLEGMDYGIHGMNVEAVIPLLDEIEEIAHDESIDFESAKHILDDPGMNHALRVIRRFYVNLGMKLEIEKAEEVLASEDPWKTLGSFYFYPRYIELLKNEATLGRYREGERIVFIGGGPLPSQGFSWQVSMAWGCRLLKLNPNWRNLQEGS from the coding sequence ATGAGCTGTTACATCTACTGGGATAGGATCAGGTCGATAGCATCAAGACTTGAGGGTATGGATTATGGGATACATGGGATGAACGTTGAAGCCGTAATCCCCCTCCTTGATGAGATTGAGGAGATAGCCCATGATGAGTCCATTGACTTTGAATCTGCAAAGCACATCCTTGATGATCCCGGGATGAATCATGCCCTCAGGGTAATAAGGAGATTCTACGTCAACCTCGGGATGAAACTTGAAATTGAAAAGGCTGAGGAGGTCCTTGCCTCAGAGGACCCGTGGAAGACGCTAGGGTCGTTCTACTTTTACCCTCGCTACATCGAGCTCCTTAAAAATGAGGCAACCCTTGGCAGGTACAGGGAGGGTGAAAGAATAGTCTTTATTGGGGGAGGGCCCCTCCCCTCACAGGGATTCTCCTGGCAAGTGTCCATGGCATGGGGGTGTCGGTTGTTGAAGTTGAACCCGAACTGGCGGAACTTGCAGGAAGGGTCATAG
- a CDS encoding GNAT family N-acetyltransferase, whose protein sequence is MIKREFGFDYIPEYHRDIVNLEEYYLEPERNTFLLACIGDRLVGTLGLRAYDREFRGLNYDPERTASLWRVFVHEDCRKMGVASYLVEIAESFAAEKGYTRIYLHTHKHVEGALEFWLSKGYSIVIDTDNELGTVHMEKSLNRSSMGNQDFSGTCSTIKRGGTGHQMTFF, encoded by the coding sequence ATGATAAAGAGGGAGTTCGGTTTTGATTACATACCCGAGTACCACAGGGACATAGTCAACCTTGAAGAATACTACCTGGAACCTGAAAGGAACACCTTCCTCCTTGCCTGCATTGGTGACAGGCTGGTTGGAACCCTCGGCCTCCGCGCCTATGACCGTGAATTCAGGGGCCTCAATTACGACCCTGAAAGGACGGCCAGCCTCTGGAGGGTCTTTGTGCATGAGGACTGCAGGAAGATGGGTGTTGCATCATACCTTGTGGAAATTGCAGAATCCTTTGCAGCAGAGAAGGGCTATACCCGTATCTACCTTCACACTCATAAACACGTTGAGGGTGCCCTTGAATTCTGGCTCTCAAAGGGTTACAGCATAGTTATTGACACTGACAATGAACTTGGAACCGTCCACATGGAAAAGTCCCTTAACAGGAGTTCAATGGGAAACCAGGATTTCAGTGGAACCTGTTCTACCATAAAAAGAGGAGGAACAGGGCATCAGATGACATTTTTTTGA
- a CDS encoding DUF3194 domain-containing protein codes for MTLRRLSRRDLDEISIFLHNTVSEYILQRVPRKEIVDLDVSVRVEYDDELSVDISAEVYLDELSDADPSIVDEAVDLAYERLEDILEDYRE; via the coding sequence TTGACTCTGAGACGGTTATCCCGGAGGGATCTGGATGAGATATCCATTTTCCTCCATAACACTGTTTCTGAATACATATTACAGAGGGTGCCGAGGAAGGAAATAGTCGACCTTGACGTCTCTGTCAGGGTTGAATATGATGATGAACTCAGTGTTGATATCAGTGCTGAGGTCTACCTGGATGAACTCTCCGATGCAGATCCCTCCATAGTTGATGAGGCGGTTGACCTGGCCTATGAGAGGCTTGAGGACATCCTTGAGGATTACAGGGAATAA